Part of the Labrenzia sp. PHM005 genome is shown below.
TATGACCCATACGCTCAGCGGATTGATTGATCATAGGTTCGTGGATATCCGGCCCAACCCAAAAGATGGTCGGAGCAAAACCGTCTGGCTCACAGAAACTGGTAAAAACTTCCGGGAAGATGCGATCAGGTCGATCGATCCTGATATGGCCGCGCTCAAAGACGCAATTCCGGAAGAAAGAATCGCCGAGATCTTGCCGCTACTGGCCGAAGTCCGCGCCTTTATGGATGCGTATCGGGACTAAAGACCCCATTTTATTGGCACGCAAGATTATGTGCTGCCATGTAATCCCACCTTTGTACCGGACCGATTCAAAAGGATCCCCGGCGCAAGGCCGGGGAAACGTTCTGCAAACAATTGTAGCGGAAAGATTAGGCCGGTACCGGGATTTTGGCTTCTTTGCGCAAGCGGCCGAAATGCTCGTCCCAACCAGCATCCAACGCGCTTAACATCATAAAGGCTGCTTCGCCGGCTGCATTCTCGATGCCTTCGTGTGTCAAGGTGACCCGTGTCCCGCCAGCAGCTTCCTCTAGGACCCAGCTGACCGTCGTCAACGCACCCTGAAGCTGCTCAAAGGTAAACGAATAGACCAGCCGGTCGAACGGTTTCATCTCCAGGACCGTTCCCCAACACACGCGGGTCATATCCTTGTGCTGGTTAAGCAACGTATATTCACTACCTTCCTTCAAATCCTCTTCAGCTGGATGAAACCAGCGCGTCAGCTTGTCCTTCTCCGTCAGAAAAGCCCAGACCACATCCTTGGGGGCATCGAGAATGATTGTTTTGGTCAATGTTGTTGCAGTCATTCCTTGGTCTCCTTTTGCTCTTTCATGTCCTTGGCAATTTCACGCTGCAGTTTGGAAAGTTTGCTGTCCCAGAAGCGGTCGAAGTATCCCAGCCACTCGAAAGCCGATTTCAGCGGTTCGGGATTAAGTTCATTGCGCCGTTCACGGCCATGAACCCGGGTTTTGATCAACCCGCCCTCTTCCAGGATCGTCAGATGTTTGTTGATCGCCGTGCGCGAGATTTCGAAACGGTCGGCAATATCAGCTATCGCCAGATCCTCATCCGCCAAATGCAGAAGGATCTGGCGCCGGGTTTGATCCGAAAGTGCCCGGAAAACGGCTTGTGGTCCGGAATTCATATCGCCTCCACTATGTAACACCATTTGGTGTTATTTATATGTCACCTTTTGGTGTCACTTCAAGAGGTAGCAAAAAAAAATTCTCAATACCTCAATGTGCCGGCGTTTGATCGAAGTCACCGCCTGGAACGCGAATTCGTGCTTTAGGACAATTTGACAGACCGAAACTGGCAAGTTTACCGTCTGTCTGAAAAAGGATGGTCCGCTCCGCTTTCATTTGAACTCGGCGCGGAGAACTCCATATGATAGCCGGAAAGAACCGGTGGCGCGTGGGAGAGACATACGTGACAGACATTGAGGCTCAAAAGGCTGCTCAAGCCGCAACTGGCAGCCGGAAAACGGTTGCGCCGATGATCGATCCTTTCGGCCGTGCGGTTTCCTATCTACGGGTTTCAGTCACAGACCGCTGCGATTTCCGTTGTGTCTATTGCATGGCGGAAGACATGACCTTCCTGCCAAAGCGCGAAGTTCTCAGCCTGGAAGAACTGGACCGGCTATGCACAGCCTTTATCGAAAAGGGTGTACGCAAGCTGCGGCTGACCGGCGGCGAGCCGCTGGTGCGCAAGAATATCATGAGCCTGATCCGCAACCTCGGACGGCACCTGGACACTGGCGCGCTGGAAGAACTGACGATCACCACCAATGGCTCTCAGCTCGCCCGCTACGCCGATGAACTCTATGACTGCGGTGTGCGGCGGATCAATGTCTCTATCGACACGCTCGACCCGCAAAAATTCAAGGCCGTCACCCGCTGGGGCGATCTGGGCAAGGTTATGGATGGGATCCGGGCAGCGACTGAGGCAGGCCTGTCCATCAAGATCAACATGGTCGCGCTGAAGCAGGTCAATGAGCATGAAATCGTACCCATGCTGGAATGGTGCCACGAGCATGGCCACGACCTGACCCTGATCGAAACCATGCCCCTTGGCGAGATCAACGAAGACCGGACCGATCAATATCTGCCACTGTCGACCGTACGCGAGCGCCTCGCGCAGCAGTTCACCCTGACGGACATACCTTATAAAACCGGCGGCCCTGCGCGTTATGTCACGATTGGGGAAACCGGTGGCCGGATGGGCTTCATCACACCGATGACGCATAATTTCTGCGAAAGCTGCAACCGAGTCCGGGTAACCTGTACTGGCCAGCTTTATATGTGCCTCGGCCAGGATGATATGGCGGACCTACGGGCGCCTTTGCGGGCATCGGAAGGGAATGATCTTTTAAGCGATGCCATCGATGAAGCCATTGGCCGCAAGCCAAAGGGCCACGATTTTGTCATCGACCGGACAAGCAACCAGCCGGCAGTCTCACGTCACATGAGTGTGACGGGCGGGTAGTCTCCAAATTTCAGAGAATTCAATTCTACTAACCGGCGTACTGATGTGCGCCGGTTTTATTATGTATTGGCAAACTCATTTTGCTGTTTTTCGCCGGCATATACAGCTGCCACCGAAATGATGCCGCCAACTCCGCCGACGAACATGACCAAGATCATCGACATTTCATCACCGCCGGCGACACCTGCAGAAATCA
Proteins encoded:
- a CDS encoding MarR family winged helix-turn-helix transcriptional regulator, which produces MDNSSRHTLFSFFNEVGIIAQLSRAAMEARLPDGLTLPHFSVINHLIRVKDGQTPLALAKAFQVPKTTMTHTLSGLIDHRFVDIRPNPKDGRSKTVWLTETGKNFREDAIRSIDPDMAALKDAIPEERIAEILPLLAEVRAFMDAYRD
- a CDS encoding SRPBCC domain-containing protein, with product MTATTLTKTIILDAPKDVVWAFLTEKDKLTRWFHPAEEDLKEGSEYTLLNQHKDMTRVCWGTVLEMKPFDRLVYSFTFEQLQGALTTVSWVLEEAAGGTRVTLTHEGIENAAGEAAFMMLSALDAGWDEHFGRLRKEAKIPVPA
- a CDS encoding helix-turn-helix transcriptional regulator; translated protein: MNSGPQAVFRALSDQTRRQILLHLADEDLAIADIADRFEISRTAINKHLTILEEGGLIKTRVHGRERRNELNPEPLKSAFEWLGYFDRFWDSKLSKLQREIAKDMKEQKETKE
- the moaA gene encoding GTP 3',8-cyclase MoaA, coding for MIDPFGRAVSYLRVSVTDRCDFRCVYCMAEDMTFLPKREVLSLEELDRLCTAFIEKGVRKLRLTGGEPLVRKNIMSLIRNLGRHLDTGALEELTITTNGSQLARYADELYDCGVRRINVSIDTLDPQKFKAVTRWGDLGKVMDGIRAATEAGLSIKINMVALKQVNEHEIVPMLEWCHEHGHDLTLIETMPLGEINEDRTDQYLPLSTVRERLAQQFTLTDIPYKTGGPARYVTIGETGGRMGFITPMTHNFCESCNRVRVTCTGQLYMCLGQDDMADLRAPLRASEGNDLLSDAIDEAIGRKPKGHDFVIDRTSNQPAVSRHMSVTGG